In Arthrobacter sp. StoSoilB5, one genomic interval encodes:
- the hutH gene encoding histidine ammonia-lyase, translating to MTITTHEPLTVTLGSSGVTPEDVVAVARHDAKVTISQEALDNVAKVRAHIDSLATSDVPAYGISTGFGALANRHIPNDLRTQLQKSLIRSHAAGMGPAVEREVIRGIMFLRAKTLASGRTGVRPVVLQTMVDVLNAGITPLVREFGSLGCSGDLAPLSHCALVLMGEGEATGPDGELYGVPGKQTVAELLAQHGIEPVTLAEKEGLALVNGTEGMLGMLLMAIADIRMLLATADVTAALSVEALLGTDQVFLPELHAALRPHPGQAASADNMLRVLSNSPIVASHRINDTKVQDAYSLRCAPQVAGAVRDTVDHAALVASRELAAAIDNPVVLPDGRVTSNGNFHGAPVAYVLDFLAIAVADLSSIAERRTDRMLDPARSHGLPAFLAADPGVDSGLMIAQYTQAGLVSDNKRLAVPASVDSIPSSAMQEDHVSMGWHAARKLRKAVENLRRVLAVELVTSARAIDMRTQMSDGALTPGPAGTAVLEVLREVVQGPGTDRFLSPELEAADRLVGSGAVRAAAESAVGNLA from the coding sequence GTGACTATTACTACCCACGAACCCCTGACCGTTACCCTCGGTTCCAGTGGCGTGACCCCGGAAGACGTCGTCGCCGTCGCACGCCACGATGCCAAGGTGACCATCTCCCAGGAAGCCCTGGATAACGTTGCCAAGGTTCGCGCCCACATCGATAGCCTCGCCACCAGCGACGTTCCCGCCTACGGTATTTCCACGGGTTTCGGCGCACTGGCCAACCGCCACATCCCCAACGATCTCCGTACCCAGTTGCAGAAGTCGCTCATCCGCAGCCACGCTGCGGGGATGGGGCCGGCCGTTGAACGCGAAGTCATCCGCGGCATCATGTTCCTGCGGGCCAAGACCCTCGCCTCGGGCCGCACGGGCGTCCGTCCCGTGGTGCTGCAGACCATGGTGGACGTCCTCAACGCAGGCATCACCCCGCTGGTCCGCGAGTTCGGTTCACTCGGCTGCTCCGGCGACCTTGCCCCGCTGTCGCACTGTGCCCTGGTGCTGATGGGCGAAGGCGAAGCAACCGGTCCCGACGGCGAACTCTACGGCGTCCCCGGGAAGCAAACTGTTGCTGAGCTGCTCGCGCAGCACGGCATCGAGCCGGTAACGCTGGCCGAAAAGGAGGGCCTGGCCCTCGTCAACGGCACCGAAGGCATGCTCGGCATGCTGCTGATGGCCATCGCTGACATCCGCATGTTGCTCGCGACGGCGGATGTCACCGCCGCGCTCAGCGTCGAGGCTCTGCTGGGCACCGACCAGGTGTTCCTGCCGGAACTGCACGCAGCCCTGCGCCCGCACCCCGGCCAGGCTGCCAGCGCGGATAACATGCTCCGCGTGCTGTCCAACTCGCCGATCGTCGCATCCCACCGGATCAACGACACCAAGGTGCAGGACGCTTACTCGCTGCGCTGCGCTCCGCAGGTTGCCGGTGCAGTCCGCGACACCGTGGACCACGCCGCACTGGTGGCGTCCCGCGAACTCGCCGCTGCGATCGACAACCCGGTGGTCCTCCCGGACGGCCGCGTCACGTCCAACGGCAACTTCCACGGCGCGCCCGTGGCTTACGTCCTGGACTTCCTGGCAATCGCCGTCGCGGACCTCAGCTCCATCGCTGAACGCCGCACGGACCGCATGCTGGACCCGGCCCGCTCGCACGGTCTCCCGGCATTCCTCGCCGCCGATCCTGGCGTCGACTCCGGCCTCATGATCGCTCAATACACGCAGGCCGGCCTCGTCTCGGACAACAAGCGCCTGGCCGTTCCGGCATCCGTGGACTCCATCCCGAGCTCCGCCATGCAGGAAGACCACGTGTCCATGGGCTGGCACGCGGCCCGCAAGCTGCGCAAGGCCGTGGAGAACCTCCGCCGCGTCCTGGCAGTGGAGCTGGTCACAAGCGCCCGCGCCATCGACATGCGTACGCAGATGTCCGACGGCGCGCTCACCCCGGGTCCGGCCGGTACCGCTGTGCTCGAGGTGCTTCGCGAAGTGGTCCAGGGACCGGGCACCGATCGGTTCCTGTCGCCCGAACTCGAAGCGGCTGACCGCCTGGTTGGCTCCGGTGCGGTCCGTGCGGCCGCCGAATCCGCCGTCGGGAACTTGGCCTGA